The DNA region agtaaaaaaaattactacAATTTTGTGTTAATGACAATGAAAAAATAgtttgaaatgtcattaaataattacaAAGGGACCATGGATGATGTGGTAGGAAAGGTCcataatataatttcttcataatatattattattttctctaattaaattaaattaattaagtgataCATAACAAAGTGCTATtttatatctaattaaataaaattaacatgagataaataataaataaaacttaatttattattacACTTATTTTAATCCTCAATAACTTGCCACCAAATGTACTAAGAGTTAATTTACCATTAATGTTAGAAAAatgttttttataataatttgatgGTGTTTATTATTGCAGTTAGAAAGtacttttaagaaaataaaatatttattttagacatgatgtaaagtaaaaaatttaatatggggtaaaatataatttcattgaAAATTACTTTTCTAAAGGCCAAAACAAATTGGCTAGCTAATTTAAAATCAAGTTTTGGTTTGAAAAGTGGCTTgtctatcaattttttttttaaaaatcatgatTTGGATTAAAAAGTACTTTTCAACCTTAATGgtaaacaaaacataaataaaaatatttgttagaGTACTCGAAAAATATACCCTCCATATAACATTTGGCAAAATTAAAATGATACGTACTTGGAGATGACAAACACTTGTATTAAGGGTTGGTGTTggatataaatatacatatgaaagagtatacttaatttttttttttaaatccatacACACTCCAtattcatattcaaataaatGTAAGATATGTctacttaaaatttaaaagaaaatatcgtataacatatataaaaaccATGACTAAAATCAATTACAGCACCATAATATGTGTATACTGTATATATATTCTCCCCCCATTATACAAAAATACATATAGATAACGAAGTGTTACTAACGGCCCCTAGACAAAGCTTTTTCGATTGGCaaatatattttgataaaaacAATTATAATACTTAAATCTAAGCATAACCACAAAATCCATTATCACACTGAACTCCAGACGAGCACTGATTGCCACACTTGCCGCAGTGGTTGACATTGTTAGCAACATTAGTACAAACTCCACCGCAGCAACGTTGCCCGAACTTGCACCGGTTGCCGCATTTTCCGCAGTTGTTCCGATCACTAAGCACGTTACGACAATGCGTCTTACAGCAATACAGTAGACTGGTCCCGTTGTTTGCGGAAATGCCCTTGCATATGTTTAGAGAAGGGTGAGGATCACAATCTGCACCTTTCCTGATCTTATCTTTCGTCGGCGAGGTCTTTAAGAACCGGCTTCTTGATCGAAGGTTAGGGATAATGACAGGATGATCGAGCACGTATTCTTCTTCGCCATCAAAATCTTCCATTTGGAATGAGAAGGCTGGTTGAGGATACAAAGATAAGAGGATTGTGATAGTAAGGGAGAGGATGGCAATGAGGTTGAGAGTGTTAGAAGCCATTGTTTATCAAATGGAAGGGAATATTTGCACAAAAGAGTATAAGCTAAGGGAAGGTGGAGAGGGTGATTCATTGAAGCTGCATATTTATAGTAGATTACCCCATAAATTTAGGGAAAG from Gossypium hirsutum isolate 1008001.06 chromosome A04, Gossypium_hirsutum_v2.1, whole genome shotgun sequence includes:
- the LOC107947950 gene encoding protein GRIM REAPER, translating into MASNTLNLIAILSLTITILLSLYPQPAFSFQMEDFDGEEEYVLDHPVIIPNLRSRSRFLKTSPTKDKIRKGADCDPHPSLNICKGISANNGTSLLYCCKTHCRNVLSDRNNCGKCGNRCKFGQRCCGGVCTNVANNVNHCGKCGNQCSSGVQCDNGFCGYA